GACGGCCCGGCCGCCTGCCGGTTCAGGACACGCACCGCGCCCCGCCTGCCGCCTGCGCCATGCATAGTCCTGGAAAGCCGTGGGCACCTTGGAACCGGCGCCCCACCACGGGAGCGGGTCACCCCTGCGGAGGGTGGGGCGCCGGGGAGGGTTCGTCCCGTGCACGTGCTGATGTTCGACCCGGCCAGCACCACCTGGCATTACGGGTACATTCCCGGCGCCTCCCGCACCCCCACCCAGGGCACCCTGCGACCGGTCAGCGCCACCCTCTGGTTCGGCATCGTGCTGTCGCTGCTGCGGGGGGCGGGGTACGCCCTGCCGTCGCCGCCCTCGGGGGAGGCGGCGTCGGCGCTGGTCAGCTGGGACCGGGAGGGCAACGCCTCCGTCTTTCCCCTGGGGAAGAACGCCGCCGACCGCTGGACGGAGCTCGGCCACGTCCTCCACCGCGTGGCCCAGTCGCTGATCGAGGATCCCGAGGCCTGGGAGACGGCCATCATCGAACCCGAGGGCGGGGGCAAGGGCTAGCCGGCCGTTCCCCCACCCCCGCGCCCCTTGTCGCGGGCCCCACGACCGGCTTGCCCTTGGCACACGGGTCCTCGGCAAACCGGCGATGCTGCCGCGGGCCCGCCTTTCATCCCCCGCAGCAGGCCCATCCGCTGGTGGCGGGCGGCAGCCCCAGCCGGATCCGGACCTCTGCCAGCAGGGAAGGCACCTGGGGGATACAGGGGCATTCCCTCAGGATTTCGGACAACCAGAACGCAGCTTCCGCCCACTGCTCGCGTTCCATGGCGACCGCCGCCCGGTCAAAATAGGCGTGGGCGGGATGGACCATCACCCGCAGGTGGGACCTTCCACCCCGGCCGGGTTGGGGCCGCCAGGCGACGAGGCCCCACCGGGCCAGGCGCCGCAGCATCTGCTGGGCGGCACGGCGAGAACATCCCCAGACTCGGGCGATCTCGTCCACGGTGACCAGTGCACCGAACGGCTCCCTTCCAAGCTGACCTTCACCGGCACCGGCGGTCTCGGCACCCCGCTGGCCCAACCAGTGGGCGAGCGTGATGAACCGGTCGAGGACAAGCCCGGTCTTGCCCGTCGTGCGGGCGGGGGGCTTATCTCGAGCCGCTTCCTTGCTCCGCGATTGATTGGGGCTCCGTAATGGATTGCGAGGTCGCGGATTCATCGCTCATCCCGCACAGCATCCGGCGCAACAGGCAGAGGCGCCGGCGGGCTCGCAGCAGCCGGAACCCGGCTCGTCGCTGCTGTAGCGTTCCGCTACGAAGAAGACTTCCCAGCGGTGACCGTCAGGGTCCTCCACCCAGAATTTTTCCTGCCGCGAGTAGCAACACAGGACATCCGTTTCGGCCTTCGCCTTCAGGCCGCTGTTTTGCACCCTTTGCAAGGCGGACCGGACGGCGGCGACCGATTCCACTTCGATCCCAAAGTGGTACCCTGGGGTGGCCGGTGGCGCCGCACCTTCGCCGGTTTCTGCCGCCTTCGTTGCGGTCAACGCAAGATTGAGGGCGGGCTCGTCCAGAAGAAACTGGGCGTAACCGGGTAGCACGCGGCTCGGCGACCGGCCCAGGAAGCGCCGGTAGAAGTCGACGGATGCCGCAAGGTCGGTGACGGGGAGGCCGACGTGAACCCGCATTCGGACCACCTCCGGGGGATTTCTGTTCCCATGGTGCAAGGCAACGGCCGCAGGGAAAAGTGAGAGTTCTGTTGCCCATCTTGCACGGTTTAGGACCCCCGGAGGCCTCCGGTGCGGTTGGGCTGCCGCTCGGCGTCCGGTCCCGCCCTCGTCAAGGCCGGTTCCCCGTCAGAGCCCGCCGAAGGGTCGTCACGAAGGCGGTCGCCGCATCCACCACCGCGCGAACCCTCGCCTGTTCGTCTGTGGACGAGCTATCCCGGGCCGCCTCCTCGATCCGCTCCACCAGGGCGGAGCCCACGATGACGCCGTCGGCATGGGCGGCCAGGGCCCGGGCCTGCTCCGGCCCCGAGACGCCAAAGCCGATGGCCACCGGCCGCGGCCCCGCCGACCGGACGCGGTCCAGCCACGCGGGCAGCTCCTCGGGCAGGTTCCTCCGCGCCCCCGTCACCCCCGTCACCGAGACGCAGTAGACGAACCCGCCCCGCCCGGCTGCGGCCCGCCGCACATGCTCGGGCGAGCTGGTGGGCGCCACCATGGGGATCAGGTGCAGTCCGGCCGCCCGGAAGGCGGCCTCGGCCCGGCCCCGCTCCACCATGGGCAGGTCGGGGACGATCACCCCGTCCAGGCCGGCGGCGGCCAGGGGGCCGGGGTCGTCCAGCAGGCCACGGACCAAGAGGGGGTTGGCGTAGGTCAGCAGCACCAGGGCCCCGTCCACGCCCTGGACCCGCAGGTCGCGCACCAGATCCAGGACCCCCGCCAGCCGCACCCCGCGGGCCAGGGCCTTCTGGGTCGACTGCTGGATGGTGGGCCCGTCGGCCAGGGGATCGGAAAAGGGCATCCCCACCTCCACCACGTCGGCGCCCGCGGCGAACAGCGCGGGCACCAGTTGCCGGGTGACCGCCAGGTCGGGGTGCCCAGCCGTGACGTACACGATCAGCGCCGCCCGCCCCTCGGAGCGGGCCCGGGCCAGAGCGCCGTCAAGGCGGTTGACCGGCTCGGCCACCTCCGCGCCGGCCGCCACCCCACCGGCCGCCGGCCCACCGGCCGCCGCTCCACCCCCTACCGCCCCACCGGCTACCGCTGGATCCACCGGCTCTCCCCCTTTCCCCGGGACCCCGCCGGGCGGGTGGTCCCGCAAGCCGCTGCAGGCGCCATGGGGCGCGCGGCCCCGGCCGCCGCCGCGGGCGCTCCGGCCGCGGCAGCCACCGGCGCCGCTCCGGGCATCCCACGCACCACAGGTCCCGCCGTGATCCCGGCTCCCGCTGGGGTGCCGGGCACGGGGCGGCCGGCGTCGTGGCTCGGCTTGCCGGCAGGACCGCTCCGGTTCACGGCTCGGCCAGCGCGGCCCCGCAGCCGCGCCACCTCGGCCACGTCCTTGTCGCCCCGCCCCGACAGGCTGACCACCACCACGCTACCCGCCGGCAGCTGGGGCAGCAGGCGCCGCAGGTAGGCGACGGCATGGGCGCTCTCCAGCGCCGGGACGATTCCCTCCGTCCGGCAGAGCAACTCGAAAGCTTCCAGCGCCTCCTCATCCGTCACCGCCTCGTACCGGGCCCGGCCGCTGGCCTTGAGGTAGGCGTGTTCGGGCCCGACGCCGGGGTAGTCCAGGCCGGCGGAGACGGAGTGGGCCGGCTGCACCTGGCCGTCCTCGTCCTGCAACAGGTAGCTCAGGGCCCCGTGGAGGATCCCCGGCCGCCCGGCCGTCAGGGAGGCCGCGTGGCGCCCCGTCTCCAGGCCCTCTCCCGCCGCCTCGACCCCGATCATGGCCACCTTCGCGTCGTCCACAAAGGGGTAGAACAGGCCCATGGCGTTGCTGCCCCCGCCCACGCAGGCCACCAGCACGTCGGGCAGCCGCCCCTCCTTCTCCAGGACCTGCGCCCGGGCCTCCCGCCCGATCACCGACTGGAAATCCCGAACCATGCGGGGATAGGGGTGGGGACCCACCACGGACCCGATGATGTAGTGGGTGTCCCGCACGTGGGTCACCCAGTGGCGGATGGCCTCGTTGGTGGCATCCTTGAGGGTGGCCGTTCCCGAGGTGACCGGCCGCACCCGGGCGCCCAGCAGCTCCATGCGGAAGACGTTCAGCTCCTGGCGGCGCATGTCCTCGGCGCCCATGAAGACCTCGCACTCCAGCCCCAGCACCGCCGCCGCCGTGGCCGTGGCCACGCCGTGCTGCCCTGCCCCCGTCTCGGCGATCACCCGCTGCTTGCCCATGCGCCGGGCCAGCAGCGCCTGGCCCAGAGCGTTGTTGATCTTGTGGGCCCCGGTGTGATTCAGGTCTTCCCGCTTGAGGTAGACCCGCACCCCCGGGTTGCCGCAGGCGGCCGCCAGCCGGTCCGCCCGGTAGAGGGGCGTCGGCCGGCCGCAGAACTCCGCCAGGTAGCCGTCCAGCTCCGCCCGGAAGGCCGGGTCCGCCGCGGCCTCCGCATAGGCCCGCTCCAGTTCTTCCAGGGCGGGGATCACCGTCTCCGGGACGAACCGGCCCCCAAAGGGCCCGAAGTAGCCCCGGGCGTCGGGCCCCGTCCCGGGGCCTCCCGGGGCCGCTGCCCGCTGCGCTGCGTGGTCGTGCATCGCCCTCTCCCTCTTTTCCTGCCCTGCTCGCTGGCGATAGTTTCCTTCCCTGCATGCTGGCGATGGTTGGTGCTGCCGCCGATCCAGGCGGCGGTCACCGCCACGGTCCCTTCCTATCCCGGGCCAGCCCATCTCTTGTCCCATGGCTTGCCGGCGGCTTGCCCCGAACCGGCTCGTGGCCGCCGCCGGCCGCAGCCCGGGCGGCGGCGATGAAGCGGGCGATCCGCTCGGGATCCTTGACCCCGCGGGCCCGTTCCACCCCGCTGGAGACGTCGACGCCCCAGGGGCGCACCACCCGCACCGCCTCGGCCACGTTCTCGGGGTCAAGCCCCCCGGCCAGGATCAGCGGCCGCCGGCGGGCCAGGCAGGCGGCTGCCGCCCAGTCGGCCCGCTGCCCCGTTCCCCCGCGCCGGCCGGGCACCGCCGCATCCAGCAGCACGCGGTCGGCCCGGGTGGCCAGGGCCTGCTGCAGGTCGGGGGGCCGCCCTTCCCTGGCCGTGGTCGTAGCTGCGCCGGGGCGTCCTTCCCCGCCGGCGCCGGCGGCTTCGCGGGGGCCCCCGGCTTCACCGCGGCCCGCGGCTGTCCCGACCGGGGCGTCCCTCGCCGCCGCCGCCACCGCCCGGATCACCCGCAGACCCTCGGCCTGGAGGGCAGCCACCAGGTCCTCCGGCTCGTCGCCGTGGAGCTGGACGTGGGTCAGCCCGGCCTGGCGGGCAGTGGACAGGATCTCGGCCAGCGAGGCGTTGACGAACACCCCCACCAGGGCAGGGCGCGGCCCGAAATCGCCGGCGGAACCGGCCTCGCCGGTCCCCGCCGGTACCCGCTCCCGCGGCAGCCCGGCCACGATACGGGCCACGGTGGCCGGGTCGACCTGGCGGGGGCTCGGAGCAAAGACGAAGCCTAGGGCGTCGGCGCCCGCCTCAAGGGCCGCCCGGGCGGTGGCCGCGTCCCGCAGGCCGCAGATCTTGATCCAGAGACCGGCCGTGCTCACCGCTCCCCACCTCCCGGCAGCGCCTTCGGGGCGCGGTCCCTCGCCGCGCCGGGCCACCGGCCCGGCGCCGCGTCCCGCAACCGGACCCGTGCCGCCTCCGGCCACCGGCCCCCGGCGCCCTCCGGCCGTAAGCCGCCGCGGCCGCGGCTCACGGAGCCTCACCCCCTGCCCCGGCCGCCAGCTGGCGAAGCCACCCGGCCGGATGGCCACTGCGCATCAGCGCCTCACCCACCAGCACGGCGTCGGCTCCCAGGGCGTGCAGCTCCCGGGCCCGCAGGGGGGTGGCGATGCCGCTGGCGGCCACCCGGATGGCCTCCTCCGGCAGGAGGGGCACCAGTTCCGCAAACCGGCCGGGGTCGAGGGTGAAGGTGTCCAGGTCCCGGTGGTTCACGCCGATCAGCCGCGCCCCCGCGGCGACGGCCGCCTCCACGTCCCGGCGGTCGTTGACCTCGACGAAGGGCTCGAGGCCCGCCTCTTCGGCCGCCCGCACCAGCCGGGCCAGCGACCGGGGCGGCACGATGCGGGCGATGAGCAGCACGGCGTCGGCCCCGGCCAGCACGGACTCCAGAAGCTGGTACCGGCTGACGATGAAATCCTTGCGCAGCACCGGCAGCCCCAGGGGCCGCACCCGCCCGAGATCCGCCACATCGCCCTGGAAGTGATCCGGTTCGGTCACCACGCTCAAGGCCGCCGCACCGCCTTCCACGTAAGCGCGGGCCTGCGCCTCGGGGTCAAAGCTCCCGCCCCCGGTGCCTGCCAGGCGCCCGGCCGCCGGCGAGGCCCGCTTGATCTCGGCGATCACCGCCGGCGCCGGCCGCCGGCGCCCTCCGGCCAGGGCCGCCGCCAGGCTGCGGCGGGGTTTCCGGGCCAGCACCTCTTCCACCGCCCGCTCCAGCACGGCCTCGGGCCGCCGGGCCTGCCGCTCCGCCAGGCGCCGCTCCACGCTGGCCACGATGGCGGCCAGCCGGCCCGCCAGGGCGCCCTGGGTCATCCCGCCACCTCCCCTGCCGGCCGGGGGGCCAGCGCCTGGGCCAGGCGCACCCACTCCTCCAGCTTGGCGGCCGCCGCACCGCTGTCCAGGAGCCGGGCCGCCTCGGCCACCCCTTCCCGCAGGTCGCCCACCCGGCCGGCGGCCAGCAGGGCGCCGGCGGCGTTGAGCAGCACCGCGTCCCGGTACGGCCCCCGGCGGCCCTCCAGGACCTGGCGGGCGATGGCCGCGTTGCGGGCGGGGTCGCCGCCGGCAATGGCCTCCAGGGGGTACACCGGCAGCCCGGCGGCGGCCGGTTCCACCGTCACGAGGGACACCTGCTGCCCGTCCACCCGGCCCACCAGCGTGGGACCGCACACGGACATCTCGTCGAGGCCCGGCGCCCCGTGGACCACCAGGGCCCGTTCCACCCCCAGCTCGGCCAGCACCCGGGCCACCGGCTCCACCAGCTCGGCCGCGTAGACGCCCAGCAGCTGGTAGCGGGCCCCGGCCGGGTTCGTCAGCGGGCCCAGCAGGTTGAAGATGGTCCGGATCCCCAGCTCCCGGCGGGGGCCGGCGGCATGGCGCATGGCCCCGTGGAGCCGGGGCGCGAAGAGGAAGGCGATGCCCACCTCGTCCAGGCAGCGGCCCAGGGCCGCCGGATCCAGGTCCAGGGGCACGCCCAGGGCCTCCAGCACGTCGGCGCTGCCGCAGCGGCTGGAAACGGACCGGTTGCCGTGCTTGGCCACAGGCACCCCCGCGGCCGCCGCCACGATGGCCGCCAGGGTGGAGATGTTGAAGGTGTGGCGGCCGTCGCCCCCGGTGCCGCAGGTGTCCATCACCCCTTGGCGCCGGGTGGGCACCGGGGTGGCGTGGCGCCGCATCGCCCGGGCCGAACCGGCGATCTCCGCCGGCGTCTCCCCCTTCATGCGCAGGGCCACCAGGTAGCCGGCCACCTGGGCCGGGGTGGCCGCCCCGGACATGATGACGTCCATGGCCGCTTCGGCCTCGGCGGCCGTCAGGTCGCGGCCCGAGAGCACCCGGGCCAGGGCCGCCTGCAGGGCGTTGCTCTCCATTCAGGACCCCTCCTCCACCCGTGGGGACGAACCGGCCGGCACCGCCTGCGGGTCCGCAGCCGCCGGCACCGCCGCCGGGCGGCCCTGGGGCCCCGGCGGCGTGGGCCGGGGCTGCACCCGGCGGCGCTCGGCCTGGAGCCGGCCGGCAATGGCGAGGAACTGCTGGAGAATGTCCCGGCCCTGGGGCGTCAGCACCGACTCGGGATGGAACTGCAGGCCGTAGACCGGCCGGTGCCGGTGCCGCAGGCCCATGATCAGGCCGTCGGCGGTCCAGGCGCAGGCCTCCAGCTCGGGGGGCAGGCTGGCGGGGTCGACCACCAGGGAGTGGTACCGGCCGGCCTCCAGGGGCGAGGGCAGGCCCGCCAGCAGTCCCGTGCCGTCGTGGAACACCGCCGACGCCATGCCGTGGACGGGCTCCGGGCCCCGCACCACCCGGCCCCCCAGGGCGGCGGCGATGGCCTGGTGCCCCAGGCACACCCCCAGCAGGGGGCGACGGGCATCCAGCCGGCGCACCACCTCCATGGAGCAGCCGGCCTCGTGGGGAGTGCAGGGCCCCGGGGAGAGGACCACCGCGTCGGGATCCCGGGCCTCCACCCCCTCCCCGTCGATGGCGTCGTTGCGGAAGACCTCCACCCGGGCACCCAGCTCGGCCAGCAGCTGGACCAGGTTGTAGGTAAAGGAGTCGTAGTTGTCGATCACCAGCACCCGCAGGCTCACGCGGGATGACCCCCTTCCCCTGCCGCCACCGCCGCGGCCGCGGGCCCGGCGGGCGCCCCCTTGGCGACGGGGCCGGGGGCAAGGGGCCCGGTGACCGGGCCGGAGCCACCGGCCGGGGACGAACCGGCGGCCGGGCCCCCGGCGGCCAGCCCCCGGCCGCCGCCGGCAACGCGGGCGGACGCCAGCGCCGGGCCGGGTTCGTCCGGCAGACGGGACGTTGCCTTGCCC
This is a stretch of genomic DNA from Thermaerobacter sp. PB12/4term. It encodes these proteins:
- a CDS encoding SgrR family transcriptional regulator codes for the protein MDEIARVWGCSRRAAQQMLRRLARWGLVAWRPQPGRGGRSHLRVMVHPAHAYFDRAAVAMEREQWAEAAFWLSEILRECPCIPQVPSLLAEVRIRLGLPPATSGWACCGG
- a CDS encoding ArsI/CadI family heavy metal resistance metalloenzyme, whose protein sequence is MRVHVGLPVTDLAASVDFYRRFLGRSPSRVLPGYAQFLLDEPALNLALTATKAAETGEGAAPPATPGYHFGIEVESVAAVRSALQRVQNSGLKAKAETDVLCCYSRQEKFWVEDPDGHRWEVFFVAERYSSDEPGSGCCEPAGASACCAGCCAG
- the trpA gene encoding tryptophan synthase subunit alpha; its protein translation is MDPAVAGGAVGGGAAAGGPAAGGVAAGAEVAEPVNRLDGALARARSEGRAALIVYVTAGHPDLAVTRQLVPALFAAGADVVEVGMPFSDPLADGPTIQQSTQKALARGVRLAGVLDLVRDLRVQGVDGALVLLTYANPLLVRGLLDDPGPLAAAGLDGVIVPDLPMVERGRAEAAFRAAGLHLIPMVAPTSSPEHVRRAAAGRGGFVYCVSVTGVTGARRNLPEELPAWLDRVRSAGPRPVAIGFGVSGPEQARALAAHADGVIVGSALVERIEEAARDSSSTDEQARVRAVVDAATAFVTTLRRALTGNRP
- a CDS encoding phosphoribosylanthranilate isomerase, producing the protein MSTAGLWIKICGLRDAATARAALEAGADALGFVFAPSPRQVDPATVARIVAGLPRERVPAGTGEAGSAGDFGPRPALVGVFVNASLAEILSTARQAGLTHVQLHGDEPEDLVAALQAEGLRVIRAVAAAARDAPVGTAAGRGEAGGPREAAGAGGEGRPGAATTTAREGRPPDLQQALATRADRVLLDAAVPGRRGGTGQRADWAAAACLARRRPLILAGGLDPENVAEAVRVVRPWGVDVSSGVERARGVKDPERIARFIAAARAAAGGGHEPVRGKPPASHGTRDGLARDRKGPWR
- a CDS encoding indole-3-glycerol-phosphate synthase is translated as MTQGALAGRLAAIVASVERRLAERQARRPEAVLERAVEEVLARKPRRSLAAALAGGRRRPAPAVIAEIKRASPAAGRLAGTGGGSFDPEAQARAYVEGGAAALSVVTEPDHFQGDVADLGRVRPLGLPVLRKDFIVSRYQLLESVLAGADAVLLIARIVPPRSLARLVRAAEEAGLEPFVEVNDRRDVEAAVAAGARLIGVNHRDLDTFTLDPGRFAELVPLLPEEAIRVAASGIATPLRARELHALGADAVLVGEALMRSGHPAGWLRQLAAGAGGEAP
- the trpD gene encoding anthranilate phosphoribosyltransferase, with translation MESNALQAALARVLSGRDLTAAEAEAAMDVIMSGAATPAQVAGYLVALRMKGETPAEIAGSARAMRRHATPVPTRRQGVMDTCGTGGDGRHTFNISTLAAIVAAAAGVPVAKHGNRSVSSRCGSADVLEALGVPLDLDPAALGRCLDEVGIAFLFAPRLHGAMRHAAGPRRELGIRTIFNLLGPLTNPAGARYQLLGVYAAELVEPVARVLAELGVERALVVHGAPGLDEMSVCGPTLVGRVDGQQVSLVTVEPAAAGLPVYPLEAIAGGDPARNAAIARQVLEGRRGPYRDAVLLNAAGALLAAGRVGDLREGVAEAARLLDSGAAAAKLEEWVRLAQALAPRPAGEVAG
- a CDS encoding aminodeoxychorismate/anthranilate synthase component II, which gives rise to MSLRVLVIDNYDSFTYNLVQLLAELGARVEVFRNDAIDGEGVEARDPDAVVLSPGPCTPHEAGCSMEVVRRLDARRPLLGVCLGHQAIAAALGGRVVRGPEPVHGMASAVFHDGTGLLAGLPSPLEAGRYHSLVVDPASLPPELEACAWTADGLIMGLRHRHRPVYGLQFHPESVLTPQGRDILQQFLAIAGRLQAERRRVQPRPTPPGPQGRPAAVPAAADPQAVPAGSSPRVEEGS